A DNA window from Ignavibacteriales bacterium contains the following coding sequences:
- a CDS encoding glycosyltransferase family 4 protein, producing the protein MKVLTLVSTGLNRPDREKLIREEEADRHPRSSYYSTAMNSDMLDEKFLSKAPAWRRLIYKFLPTLLSQILEAFFICHRYDIVVTWAERLGYPFGILLKLTGRSVPHITLSSWISNPKKSKLLKFSQSHIDRILMWSTVQKEFAIKKLNILESKIAFIRKFADQRFYRPMNIETTMICAAGSEMRDYPTLIEALRGIDIPCHIATGITRGKLYDTVKALYDINDIPINVTIGKKNYLELRELYSKSRFVVVPVLPTDTDNGLTCILESMAMGKAVICSRTEGQVDVVQDGITGIFVPTQNPNALREAILSLWNDPERAERMGKAAREYLEKYHTLEQFVDSVKQIAEIVISEKNKRKHNG; encoded by the coding sequence ATGAAAGTATTAACATTAGTATCCACAGGACTTAACAGACCGGATCGCGAGAAACTCATACGCGAGGAGGAAGCGGACCGTCACCCGCGTTCCTCATATTACAGCACGGCGATGAATTCAGACATGCTCGACGAAAAATTCCTCTCAAAGGCGCCGGCGTGGAGGCGTTTGATATATAAGTTTCTACCCACTCTCCTCTCTCAGATTCTCGAAGCATTTTTTATTTGTCATAGATACGATATAGTCGTTACATGGGCTGAACGGTTAGGTTATCCGTTCGGTATTCTATTGAAATTAACAGGCAGATCGGTTCCGCACATTACTTTGAGCAGCTGGATTTCTAATCCTAAAAAATCAAAATTATTGAAATTTTCTCAATCTCATATCGATCGAATTTTGATGTGGTCAACTGTTCAAAAAGAATTCGCCATAAAAAAATTAAATATACTTGAATCCAAAATCGCATTCATCCGAAAGTTTGCCGATCAGCGTTTTTATCGTCCGATGAATATAGAAACGACAATGATTTGTGCGGCGGGTTCGGAAATGAGAGATTACCCGACTCTCATCGAAGCGTTGCGTGGGATCGACATCCCGTGCCACATAGCAACGGGAATAACACGCGGTAAATTGTATGATACAGTGAAAGCGCTGTACGATATAAATGATATTCCGATCAATGTAACTATAGGCAAAAAAAATTATTTGGAACTTAGAGAATTGTATTCTAAATCCCGGTTTGTTGTTGTTCCGGTTCTTCCAACCGACACAGATAACGGATTGACATGCATCCTTGAATCTATGGCAATGGGAAAAGCCGTTATATGTTCTCGAACAGAGGGGCAGGTTGATGTGGTTCAAGATGGTATCACGGGGATATTCGTGCCCACGCAAAATCCGAATGCGCTCCGCGAAGCAATTTTATCTCTCTGGAACGATCCGGAACGAGCAGAACGGATGGGAAAAGCTGCAAGAGAATATTTAGAAAAATATCACACGCTCGAGCAATTTGTTGACAGTGTAAAACAAATCGCGGAGATTGTGATATCCGAAAAAAATAAACGCAAACATAATGGTTAA
- a CDS encoding glycosyltransferase family 2 protein: MALLIINIILISIFGGFMFYLAVLSLLSLFTKKNKNFTTKISRRFAIVIPAHNEENSIRPTIESLLKIDYPPDLFNIIVVADNCTDHTFEIASSLGVTVFKRSDDLKRGKGYALRWCFDIILNPPYTFDAIAIVDADTVVSSNYLQVINYYLENGAQAVQVSDMVAPQPGAWSSEITRLGFTLYNFTRPLGRKLFNGTAGIRGNGMCLKSDTLRTVPWNTYSLTEDLEYGIILLLNGISVDFAPETTIYALMPLLPKNAETQRTRWEKGRFPIIKRYSFPLLKKAVKSLSFRYCDLFLDLITPPFVNLFGGVLLICFIHLMLLIFDAQDAFTFFMIWIIVAFLGMVHVFVGLISARADKDLYITLLHIPRYAVWKLVLYSKRFIKNSTSEWIRTERE, translated from the coding sequence ATGGCATTATTAATAATAAACATAATTTTGATTTCGATATTCGGTGGTTTTATGTTTTATCTTGCCGTATTAAGCTTATTGTCGCTCTTTACAAAAAAGAATAAAAATTTTACAACGAAAATTTCCAGACGATTTGCCATTGTTATACCGGCACATAACGAAGAAAATTCTATAAGACCAACTATAGAAAGTTTGTTAAAAATTGATTACCCACCCGACTTATTCAATATTATTGTCGTTGCCGATAATTGCACAGACCATACATTTGAAATCGCTTCTAGTTTAGGTGTAACTGTATTTAAGCGCAGCGACGATTTAAAACGCGGAAAAGGGTATGCACTTAGATGGTGTTTCGATATAATACTGAATCCGCCTTATACATTTGACGCAATAGCAATTGTAGATGCAGATACTGTTGTCTCATCGAATTATCTTCAAGTAATTAATTATTATTTGGAGAACGGGGCACAAGCAGTGCAGGTAAGCGATATGGTAGCTCCTCAACCCGGCGCATGGAGCTCCGAGATTACAAGGTTAGGATTTACTTTGTATAACTTTACCCGACCGCTGGGGCGTAAATTGTTCAATGGTACTGCAGGGATTCGGGGTAACGGAATGTGCTTAAAATCTGACACTCTAAGAACAGTTCCCTGGAATACCTATTCTCTCACAGAAGATTTGGAGTATGGAATAATCTTGTTATTAAACGGAATAAGCGTCGATTTCGCTCCAGAAACCACAATTTATGCTTTGATGCCATTACTGCCAAAAAATGCTGAAACACAGCGAACCAGATGGGAAAAAGGGCGATTCCCGATAATTAAACGATATTCATTCCCCCTCCTAAAAAAAGCTGTAAAATCATTATCTTTTAGATATTGTGACCTGTTTCTCGATTTAATTACTCCACCTTTTGTAAATTTATTTGGCGGTGTCTTATTGATTTGCTTTATCCACTTAATGCTGTTGATATTTGATGCACAAGATGCCTTTACTTTTTTTATGATCTGGATAATCGTTGCATTTCTTGGTATGGTGCATGTTTTTGTAGGATTAATTTCAGCACGAGCAGATAAAGATCTTTACATTACACTGTTGCATATTCCAAGATATGCTGTGTGGAAGTTAGTTTTATATTCGAAACGTTTTATAAAAAATTCAACTTCAGAATGGATACGCACCGAAAGGGAATAA
- a CDS encoding GNAT family N-acetyltransferase: protein MTNNHSEISPSNLKVVLIDKWTDFSDFELEWNKFAENSNAHIYQTHSWLYSWWKNYNNPKNDFLYILIFYHGNEIVGIAPFYVQADSLFGKIFYRRLCLLGGGNAFNKSFGIFLDDGPSDYLDVLIKPQYEKIFSEALSNYLTENSQIYDEISLLNIREDSNTYKHLLPELQRKGLSNKISHADVCPYVTTPPSVEKFLNEKNPSIKRRLSQSWKAGREGTIFSVRSALSHEEYDISISSLIKLHQNRWNKIGYPGFFANKNYKNFFDEVILKFYRNNWLWFKTADDGEHCVAGRLAFRFNNRLYDYLTGFDESTPAAKRRPGLALLIEMVDDGIRENIATIDLLRGDEAYKFEFTSTLTHNYNLRIKLPDSENALQSPFLNLLKFISFIRFLLHKEIELVKIQHQSKKFPLFIFTYLKFRAPMLVKKLKTIFHPETD from the coding sequence ATGACAAATAATCACAGTGAAATATCTCCATCTAATTTAAAGGTTGTATTAATCGACAAATGGACTGATTTTTCCGATTTCGAATTAGAATGGAATAAATTTGCGGAAAATTCAAATGCTCATATTTATCAAACTCATTCGTGGCTCTATTCATGGTGGAAAAATTATAACAATCCGAAAAACGATTTTTTGTATATTTTGATTTTTTATCATGGCAACGAAATTGTTGGTATAGCGCCATTCTACGTCCAGGCAGATTCATTATTCGGAAAGATATTTTATCGCCGCCTGTGTCTGTTAGGTGGCGGGAACGCATTCAATAAGTCGTTCGGTATTTTTTTGGATGACGGTCCTAGCGATTATCTCGATGTCCTGATAAAACCTCAATATGAAAAAATATTTTCGGAAGCATTATCAAATTATCTCACAGAAAATTCTCAAATTTATGACGAAATATCTTTGTTGAATATCAGAGAAGACAGTAATACGTACAAACACCTGCTTCCCGAACTGCAACGGAAAGGATTAAGCAATAAAATTTCGCACGCGGATGTTTGTCCCTATGTAACAACTCCGCCATCCGTCGAAAAATTTCTAAATGAAAAAAATCCGAGCATTAAGAGACGACTTTCTCAATCTTGGAAGGCAGGCAGAGAAGGTACGATTTTTTCGGTTCGCAGTGCTTTGTCTCATGAAGAATACGATATATCAATCTCATCTCTAATCAAATTACATCAAAACCGGTGGAATAAGATAGGATATCCGGGATTCTTCGCGAATAAAAATTATAAAAACTTTTTTGACGAGGTAATTTTAAAATTTTACCGGAACAACTGGCTCTGGTTCAAAACAGCAGATGATGGTGAGCATTGTGTAGCGGGACGACTCGCATTCCGATTCAACAATCGACTCTATGATTACCTGACAGGATTCGATGAATCTACCCCCGCGGCGAAACGGAGACCCGGACTTGCATTATTGATCGAGATGGTGGACGACGGAATCCGCGAAAATATCGCGACCATCGATCTTCTCCGCGGTGACGAAGCGTATAAATTCGAATTTACGAGCACATTAACACATAATTATAATCTGAGAATCAAATTGCCGGATTCCGAGAACGCTCTGCAATCTCCTTTTCTGAATCTGTTAAAATTCATCTCCTTTATCAGATTCCTTCTACACAAAGAAATTGAATTAGTGAAGATTCAACATCAGAGTAAAAAATTTCCACTTTTCATCTTTACTTATTTGAAATTCAGAGCACCGATGCTGGTGAAAAAATTAAAAACTATTTTTCATCCTGAAACCGATTAA
- a CDS encoding GNAT family N-acetyltransferase, with the protein MIIKLINTVKDFQELQQKWTTLHSEANGTIFQSYRWNYEWWKIYYQPNYELRIVTFWEDNKLVGLIPFHLEYLSLGVTKLKRMRFIGIYETYGEYAPLINPNFDSKIIEAFKEFCINQLRANECELISMFRFSPKSNSMLSLIGKMKNVGIKTKYAPDCITRIMMPLPNSWDKYLESISPNENHLLQRRMRALNKDKVELEVLKGENITDQDFSDFVKLHTVVWEEKGIAGYYSSSRFKEFHRTLTTQHQLETNARLYFFKKDEKRFAAVQIYFMNDTCCFYLSGMDRHHPLGNQSPGKVLLSFAIKDAISEGYKYFDFQGGDEQYKIRLGGAATSFAKFEIWKKGKTSIKIILLNILQWLRRTIYEIILDKLLIRPFKIIFRKILQ; encoded by the coding sequence GTGATAATAAAGTTAATCAATACCGTCAAAGATTTTCAAGAATTGCAACAAAAGTGGACAACTCTTCACAGCGAAGCGAACGGCACTATTTTCCAATCTTATAGATGGAATTACGAATGGTGGAAAATATATTATCAACCGAACTATGAGCTCCGGATCGTAACTTTTTGGGAGGACAATAAACTCGTTGGTCTGATTCCGTTTCATCTTGAATATTTAAGTTTAGGTGTCACAAAACTTAAAAGAATGCGGTTTATTGGAATTTACGAAACATATGGCGAGTATGCGCCTCTGATTAATCCAAATTTCGATTCAAAAATTATTGAAGCATTTAAGGAATTCTGCATTAATCAACTGCGAGCTAATGAATGCGAATTAATTTCGATGTTTCGATTTTCTCCGAAATCAAATTCGATGTTAAGTTTAATTGGCAAAATGAAAAATGTTGGTATAAAAACGAAATACGCTCCTGATTGTATTACCAGGATTATGATGCCACTGCCCAATTCGTGGGATAAATATCTTGAATCTATTTCACCAAACGAGAATCATCTCCTTCAACGGCGGATGCGTGCTCTCAACAAAGATAAAGTGGAACTCGAAGTTCTTAAAGGTGAAAATATCACCGATCAAGACTTCAGTGACTTCGTGAAATTGCATACGGTAGTTTGGGAAGAGAAAGGAATTGCCGGCTATTACTCGTCTTCCCGCTTTAAAGAATTCCACAGAACTCTTACAACGCAACATCAACTTGAAACGAACGCGCGGTTATATTTTTTCAAGAAAGACGAAAAACGATTTGCTGCAGTTCAAATATATTTTATGAACGACACATGCTGCTTTTATCTCAGTGGCATGGACCGACATCATCCGCTCGGAAATCAAAGTCCGGGCAAAGTACTCCTCAGTTTTGCTATTAAGGATGCTATCTCGGAGGGATATAAGTATTTTGATTTTCAAGGTGGGGATGAACAATACAAAATCCGATTGGGTGGCGCAGCAACATCATTTGCAAAATTTGAAATCTGGAAAAAGGGAAAAACGAGTATCAAAATAATATTATTAAATATTCTCCAATGGCTTCGCAGAACTATCTACGAAATTATTCTCGACAAATTATTAATCAGACCATTTAAAATCATCTTCAGGAAAATATTACAATAG
- a CDS encoding GNAT family N-acetyltransferase: MISKIEHPTQSPVQSQKPDSIHIKRQMRIVGSTTDFDALENDWTKLFNESDVTIYQSYEWLRTWWKYFVKPNFKLHILVFYCDDKIEGIAPLFLETVKIAGIPVAKRLQFLGRGLSDYVNFIILPGHEDYLFERFANYLASSGSAWNLFDIEDVNEETQTVQHFPRFTEKYRLKLIKYQGNICPQVSLPNSPDLLIENMGSTSRHNFKRKVKKLQSNYHTSIDLYTRETDNLQKAIDEFSDIHGKRWKSLGHPSAFDSSMHKEFHLEFSKKFAHNGWLRIYILRINNEPVATSYGFYFKKRMYMYQSNAYGTEDVMRFSPGLFLRSIVMADGIKENMEVFDYMRGDEPYKFSEWEATFRKNYLLRIKPNRISRSPGFWLYLLYELGGKCRNRVKKEYYEYRRFLLTKPRSITDRTKYIFMIMCNLTRLGLNFIGRHSPVEKRKNINEMNQ; encoded by the coding sequence ATGATTTCAAAAATTGAGCATCCGACCCAATCGCCGGTTCAATCTCAGAAACCGGATTCAATACATATAAAGAGACAGATGCGAATAGTCGGCAGCACCACTGACTTCGACGCCCTTGAAAATGATTGGACAAAACTTTTCAACGAATCGGATGTAACAATTTATCAAAGTTATGAATGGCTTCGCACTTGGTGGAAATATTTTGTCAAACCAAATTTCAAACTTCACATATTGGTATTTTATTGCGACGATAAGATTGAAGGAATTGCTCCCTTATTTTTAGAAACGGTAAAGATAGCCGGCATTCCGGTCGCAAAGCGATTGCAATTTTTAGGAAGAGGTTTGAGCGATTATGTAAATTTCATCATCCTGCCGGGCCATGAAGATTATCTCTTCGAACGATTCGCTAACTATCTTGCATCTTCCGGTTCCGCATGGAATCTTTTCGACATAGAAGATGTAAACGAAGAAACACAAACAGTTCAACATTTTCCCCGGTTCACTGAAAAATATAGATTGAAATTAATCAAATACCAGGGGAACATCTGTCCGCAAGTATCTCTTCCAAATTCTCCGGACTTGCTCATCGAGAATATGGGATCAACTAGTAGACATAACTTTAAACGTAAAGTCAAAAAACTTCAGAGTAATTATCACACATCGATTGATCTTTACACCCGTGAAACGGATAATTTACAAAAAGCGATAGATGAATTTTCCGACATCCATGGCAAACGATGGAAAAGTCTCGGACATCCGAGTGCATTCGACAGTTCAATGCATAAGGAATTCCACCTCGAATTCTCAAAAAAATTCGCACATAATGGATGGCTCCGGATTTATATCCTCCGGATAAATAACGAACCGGTCGCGACGAGTTATGGATTTTATTTTAAGAAACGAATGTACATGTATCAAAGCAACGCATATGGTACGGAAGACGTTATGCGTTTCAGCCCGGGACTATTTTTGAGAAGTATCGTTATGGCAGACGGCATTAAAGAAAATATGGAAGTGTTCGATTATATGCGGGGCGACGAACCGTACAAATTTTCGGAATGGGAAGCCACGTTTCGAAAAAATTATCTATTACGCATTAAACCGAATAGAATTAGCAGATCACCCGGATTTTGGCTCTACCTCCTTTATGAACTCGGCGGAAAATGCCGCAATCGTGTTAAAAAAGAGTATTATGAATACCGAAGGTTCTTGCTCACTAAACCGAGGTCCATAACCGATCGAACTAAATATATATTCATGATTATGTGTAATCTTACACGACTTGGATTGAATTTCATCGGTCGTCATTCTCCGGTTGAAAAACGGAAAAATATTAACGAGATGAATCAATGA
- a CDS encoding AMP-binding protein has translation MSLAHKKLAEISARCGEKTALISDDTTVTYSDLVNNIDILSDILILEGLHKSGKVMLLMKNLTAEVTAIFATIRSGGVAIPINQTYSPAQIRNIIGIIKPWIIITTNEDLARFPFIPDIVTCPILFMENVHDSPLLTEKYRNKSLNYLNSRAIDKLTDIQPEDIALSVPYSNSANELASLNLNHHEILRIITRSHSLDSIDQEPIEPISTDLFMQFSFIRAIRILLNGGTVDISLNTVRSNDKIYSKHE, from the coding sequence ATGTCTTTGGCACATAAGAAGTTAGCCGAAATATCAGCACGATGCGGTGAAAAAACCGCATTGATATCAGATGACACAACGGTGACATATTCTGACCTTGTTAATAACATCGACATCCTTTCCGATATTTTAATCTTAGAAGGATTACACAAGAGCGGTAAAGTTATGTTGTTGATGAAAAACCTGACTGCTGAGGTCACTGCAATCTTTGCCACGATTCGCAGCGGGGGCGTAGCAATACCGATTAACCAGACATATTCTCCTGCTCAAATACGGAATATTATTGGAATTATAAAACCATGGATTATAATCACGACCAATGAAGATTTGGCAAGATTTCCCTTCATACCGGATATAGTTACTTGTCCAATCCTATTCATGGAAAATGTTCATGACTCTCCTCTTCTGACTGAAAAATATCGTAATAAATCATTGAATTATTTAAATTCACGCGCAATTGATAAACTAACGGACATTCAGCCAGAAGATATTGCGCTCTCGGTTCCTTATTCGAATTCTGCAAATGAGCTGGCATCTCTCAACTTAAATCATCACGAGATATTAAGGATTATAACAAGATCGCATTCGCTTGATAGCATCGATCAAGAACCAATTGAACCGATTTCAACTGATCTATTTATGCAGTTCAGTTTTATTAGAGCAATCCGCATACTTTTAAATGGCGGCACAGTAGATATATCATTGAATACAGTTCGCTCTAATGATAAAATTTATTCTAAACATGAATGA
- a CDS encoding GNAT family N-acetyltransferase, whose protein sequence is MVEETQNTTVRRETPNIKLIDNIDDLKNWRDDWNNLVLHSATPSLFISYEWLITWWQCHKNDKLKLFVLMVVKNDELIGIAPLMKIRHNIFGFGWNSIEFISMMSHAYSPTNCSGMLDIISTSANSPIVVDAIIEYLKFRNREWSYARLNPIPHDSITISSVANIAGKTFYRYHQRNVFSGATIYIVNSWDQYNKGLMNNLYNNIVSAERKLMKLGEIEIKEMTSSPEFDKWYDDILSIERRSWKWSRGVRINEKVFKNFYKQIAEQASVNGWLRLWFLFLDGKAIAYDFAIDHNNKITGLKSSFDDEYRKYSPGNILKLHSFKKYFEENKSSIDLLWGDLYSKRNWTNHYQQFDEIFIFNDYIFSKILYHLHHTLRIYNLFRYIQRYSYFYSRRIRSFLE, encoded by the coding sequence ATGGTAGAAGAGACTCAAAATACAACCGTCCGCCGAGAAACGCCGAATATAAAACTCATCGATAACATTGACGATTTAAAAAACTGGCGGGATGATTGGAATAATTTAGTTCTACATTCAGCAACTCCATCTCTGTTCATCTCATACGAATGGTTGATTACTTGGTGGCAATGCCATAAAAATGATAAACTTAAACTTTTTGTTCTCATGGTGGTTAAGAACGATGAGCTTATTGGAATCGCACCATTAATGAAAATACGGCATAATATTTTCGGTTTTGGTTGGAACTCGATCGAGTTTATCTCAATGATGAGCCATGCATACTCCCCGACTAATTGCTCGGGTATGTTGGATATTATCTCAACATCGGCAAACTCCCCGATCGTTGTTGATGCAATTATTGAATATTTAAAGTTCCGGAACCGTGAATGGAGTTACGCGCGCCTAAATCCAATACCGCACGATAGCATAACGATCAGCTCCGTGGCCAATATCGCCGGGAAAACATTTTATAGATATCACCAACGAAATGTTTTTTCAGGAGCTACCATTTACATAGTAAATTCATGGGATCAGTACAACAAAGGGCTAATGAATAATCTTTATAATAACATCGTCAGTGCGGAACGAAAGCTGATGAAGCTCGGGGAAATAGAGATAAAGGAGATGACGTCATCACCGGAATTCGACAAATGGTATGACGATATTTTATCTATCGAACGGAGAAGCTGGAAATGGTCTCGAGGTGTTCGGATAAATGAAAAGGTTTTTAAAAATTTTTATAAACAAATAGCCGAGCAAGCATCGGTTAATGGCTGGCTTCGGTTGTGGTTTCTTTTTTTAGACGGCAAAGCAATTGCTTATGATTTCGCAATCGATCATAATAATAAAATTACAGGTTTAAAAAGCAGCTTCGACGATGAATATCGTAAATACAGCCCTGGCAACATATTAAAACTTCATTCTTTCAAAAAATATTTTGAAGAAAATAAAAGCAGTATCGACTTACTTTGGGGAGATCTTTACTCGAAGAGAAATTGGACAAATCATTATCAGCAATTCGATGAAATATTCATTTTCAATGATTACATATTTTCTAAAATATTATATCACCTCCATCATACACTTCGCATATACAATTTATTCAGATATATCCAAAGATATTCCTACTTTTATTCACGACGCATCCGTTCATTCCTAGAATGA
- a CDS encoding class I SAM-dependent methyltransferase — protein sequence MTNFVKYFSRLRINRIIHRLRTRFFKPVILLETQSPISGNIRVSDLGAERSLTIDGATHSYITTGINFGELNREYWGRMSRIPYSLTPEPDILLLGLGGGSSLALIQKRLKPKSITVIERDPIIIEIAKKYFFVDNISNIEIRNISASKIFELFGNENRIFDIIIDDVYNNENQINFIDQLKLIRKFKNLLTPKGIIILNRAIDNLADIEKINKLVSNIRTLDMDVVVKNIRQRWWNAIIYCHPASKRILEDIK from the coding sequence ATGACAAATTTTGTAAAATATTTTTCCAGATTGCGGATTAATCGAATTATTCATCGTCTTCGCACTCGTTTTTTTAAACCTGTTATTCTTTTGGAAACTCAATCCCCCATTTCAGGAAATATTCGGGTATCTGATCTTGGTGCCGAACGTTCTCTTACTATCGACGGCGCAACACATTCATATATCACCACCGGAATAAATTTCGGTGAGTTGAACAGAGAATACTGGGGAAGAATGTCTCGAATTCCATATTCTCTTACACCTGAACCCGACATTCTCTTGTTAGGGTTGGGGGGCGGTTCTTCTTTAGCATTAATTCAAAAAAGACTTAAACCAAAATCTATTACGGTTATTGAACGAGACCCTATCATCATCGAGATTGCAAAAAAGTATTTTTTTGTGGATAATATCTCGAACATAGAAATCAGGAACATATCGGCGAGTAAAATATTCGAACTGTTCGGTAATGAAAACAGGATATTCGACATAATTATAGATGATGTTTATAATAATGAAAACCAAATCAACTTCATCGATCAATTAAAGTTAATCCGGAAATTCAAAAATTTACTGACACCGAAAGGAATCATAATACTGAACAGAGCAATCGATAATCTTGCAGATATCGAAAAAATCAATAAATTAGTCTCAAACATCAGAACGCTCGATATGGATGTGGTTGTTAAAAATATCCGACAACGATGGTGGAATGCCATCATCTACTGCCATCCTGCTAGTAAGAGAATCCTCGAGGATATAAAGTGA
- a CDS encoding GNAT family N-acetyltransferase has translation MSNIYQIEALKSLEQLTAIRTDWDRLVKQVGTDSPCLTYEWLTTWWHCMKDDDKELIVLVIKKEGNIIGIAPFMLVKDRFLFLNIREIRFLSMSRYADSPSSITAAFDFITPNSNDDLFKAIIQFLKDNFHWHFIHLNPISGDSPNIEHVKIASRALGFINDAKVVFDNVILRISDSWPDYFKSLSRNFRKQLNAAQKKLNAVGKIDIQLYTTKSDLQYHMATLLDIEKRSWKWDVGISINSTAFRDFFYRLPGNCVGDVTIQLWLLSVAGKYIAYDYNILFNNSVVSLKGSYDSKYHLYSPGNILLAKEIEYAFEQKYNSINMLWGMTTAKQHWLPITKPYIEIVIFNKDWFSRFLFLVLVKMHFFTVRRIFQEYRDRLLRKFKIFLKNSELTRMDQLNRKGQ, from the coding sequence ATGTCGAACATTTATCAAATAGAAGCGCTAAAATCTCTTGAGCAGCTTACAGCAATTCGTACTGATTGGGATAGACTTGTTAAACAGGTAGGGACAGATTCACCTTGTTTAACTTACGAATGGTTGACAACGTGGTGGCATTGCATGAAAGATGATGATAAAGAATTAATTGTCTTAGTTATCAAAAAGGAAGGTAATATTATAGGCATTGCACCGTTCATGCTGGTGAAAGATAGATTTCTATTTCTAAATATCCGGGAAATAAGATTTCTCTCAATGTCGCGTTACGCTGATTCACCTTCGAGCATTACAGCGGCGTTCGATTTTATTACTCCGAACAGCAATGATGATTTATTTAAAGCGATAATTCAATTTTTAAAAGATAATTTTCATTGGCATTTCATTCACCTCAATCCGATTTCAGGTGATTCGCCAAACATCGAGCATGTAAAAATTGCCTCTCGCGCATTAGGTTTCATTAATGACGCGAAAGTTGTCTTTGATAACGTAATTCTCAGGATTAGCGATTCATGGCCCGACTATTTCAAATCTCTTTCAAGAAATTTCAGGAAACAACTAAATGCCGCACAAAAAAAATTAAATGCAGTTGGTAAAATAGACATTCAATTGTACACAACGAAAAGTGATCTCCAATATCACATGGCAACACTTTTGGATATTGAAAAAAGGAGTTGGAAGTGGGATGTCGGGATCAGCATTAATTCAACCGCGTTCCGTGACTTCTTTTACCGGCTTCCCGGTAATTGTGTTGGTGATGTAACGATTCAATTATGGCTACTGAGTGTAGCAGGCAAATATATCGCGTATGATTATAATATTTTATTCAATAATTCAGTCGTAAGTTTAAAAGGCAGTTACGACTCAAAATATCATTTATATAGTCCCGGCAATATACTGCTTGCGAAAGAAATTGAATATGCCTTCGAACAAAAATATAATTCCATAAATATGTTATGGGGAATGACAACTGCCAAACAGCATTGGCTCCCTATAACGAAACCATACATCGAAATTGTAATTTTCAACAAAGACTGGTTTTCGCGATTCCTGTTTCTTGTACTGGTTAAAATGCACTTTTTTACTGTAAGACGAATTTTTCAGGAATATCGAGATAGATTGCTCAGAAAGTTCAAAATCTTTTTAAAAAATTCAGAGTTAACCCGTATGGATCAACTAAACAGAAAGGGGCAGTAA